From Vibrio aerogenes, a single genomic window includes:
- the atzF gene encoding allophanate hydrolase: MIQPSTITQLLEAYRSGELSVRQYLHEKLVQAQADTRHVWLSCISETQLDQYLEALSTHDIDDLPLYGVPFAIKDNIDLAGLPTTAGCDAYRYHPESSAFVVELLIAAGAIPIGKTSLDQFATGLVGTRSPWGATQNSFDPAYISGGSSAGSAVAVATGQVMFALGTDTAGSGRVPAAFNNLFGLKPTKGVLSCQGVVPACRTLDCVTFFTGNADDLSLLHQLAAVTDPQDSYSRPFTPEQQTVLPSTTTKPELTKPIPTKWQGLKVGVPDQSQLNFFGNHAYQAQYEQVLTQLKKMGAELVPFDLNPYLEAARLLYDGPWVAERYAAIEAFYKADPSRCLPVIQTIIGQAENLSAAQTFKAMYQLQDYKVICDQQLATVDVVITPTAGTIYTIEEVNQNPVTLNSHLGYYTNFMNLLDYSAIAIPGGFTPEGLPFGFTLFAPAFADRALISLADAWQKTAHLPVGATGLYPDPQSRLDLLVCGAHMQGLPLNHQLTELGGALKQATQTAACYQLYALAGSPPARPGLVRNKADGVSLDVEVWSLPLSAVGAFLSQIPHPLGLGSVELASGEWVKGFICEPAGLEEAENISHFGGWRGYLESLK; the protein is encoded by the coding sequence ATGATACAACCCTCGACAATCACTCAATTGCTGGAAGCCTACCGTAGCGGGGAGCTTTCAGTCCGTCAGTACTTGCATGAAAAACTGGTTCAGGCGCAGGCAGATACACGGCATGTCTGGCTCAGCTGTATCAGTGAAACACAACTCGACCAGTATCTGGAAGCTTTATCAACACACGATATCGATGATCTGCCGCTCTATGGCGTGCCATTCGCCATCAAGGATAATATCGATCTGGCCGGTCTGCCGACCACTGCCGGATGTGATGCTTACCGTTATCATCCGGAATCATCAGCCTTTGTCGTTGAACTGTTGATTGCTGCCGGAGCTATTCCAATTGGCAAGACCAGCCTTGATCAGTTTGCCACCGGACTGGTGGGTACCCGCAGCCCCTGGGGAGCGACACAGAATAGTTTTGACCCGGCGTATATTTCCGGAGGTTCCAGTGCCGGCAGTGCAGTTGCCGTGGCAACGGGACAGGTGATGTTCGCTTTAGGCACTGATACTGCTGGCTCCGGCCGGGTTCCGGCGGCATTCAATAATCTGTTCGGCCTCAAGCCAACCAAAGGCGTTCTGAGCTGTCAGGGTGTCGTTCCCGCCTGCCGTACGCTCGACTGCGTAACCTTTTTCACCGGAAACGCAGATGATTTATCACTGCTGCATCAATTAGCCGCTGTCACTGATCCGCAAGACAGCTATTCCCGGCCATTTACGCCAGAGCAGCAAACAGTCCTGCCATCAACGACAACAAAGCCGGAGCTGACAAAACCAATACCAACAAAGTGGCAGGGACTGAAAGTTGGTGTTCCGGACCAGTCACAGCTGAACTTTTTCGGTAATCACGCATATCAGGCACAATATGAGCAGGTGCTGACACAACTGAAAAAGATGGGCGCAGAGCTGGTCCCGTTTGATCTGAATCCGTATCTGGAAGCCGCCCGGCTGCTTTACGATGGCCCGTGGGTCGCAGAACGTTATGCAGCCATTGAAGCATTCTACAAAGCCGATCCGTCCCGCTGTTTGCCGGTGATTCAAACCATTATTGGTCAGGCAGAGAACCTCTCAGCAGCTCAGACTTTCAAAGCCATGTATCAGTTGCAGGATTATAAAGTTATTTGTGATCAGCAACTGGCAACCGTAGACGTGGTGATCACGCCCACAGCAGGCACGATTTATACCATTGAAGAAGTCAATCAGAACCCGGTGACCCTGAACAGTCATCTGGGCTACTACACGAATTTTATGAATTTACTGGATTACAGCGCGATCGCAATCCCCGGAGGCTTTACCCCGGAAGGACTGCCATTCGGCTTTACCCTGTTTGCACCCGCATTTGCCGATCGCGCTTTGATTTCACTGGCTGATGCATGGCAAAAAACGGCTCATCTGCCGGTGGGTGCAACCGGACTTTATCCGGACCCGCAAAGCCGTCTTGACCTGCTGGTGTGTGGCGCACACATGCAGGGATTGCCACTGAACCACCAACTGACAGAGTTGGGCGGCGCCCTGAAACAGGCCACTCAAACCGCAGCCTGTTATCAGCTTTACGCACTGGCAGGTAGCCCGCCAGCCCGGCCGGGACTGGTTCGTAATAAGGCCGATGGTGTATCACTGGATGTGGAAGTCTGGTCACTCCCGCTCAGCGCCGTCGGTGCTTTTCTCAGCCAGATCCCCCACCCGCTTGGACTGGGCAGTGTTGAACTGGCTTCCGGAGAATGGGTGAAAGGATTTATCTGCGAGCCCGCCGGGCTGGAAGAAGCAGAAAATATCAGCCACTTTGGCGGCTGGCGGGGTTATCTGGAGAGTTTGAAGTAA